The following proteins are encoded in a genomic region of Cataglyphis hispanica isolate Lineage 1 chromosome 1, ULB_Chis1_1.0, whole genome shotgun sequence:
- the LOC126851208 gene encoding histone chaperone asf1 — MAKVQLANVAVLDNPSPFLNPFQFEVTFECIEELKEDLEWKMIYVGSAESEEFDQVLDTIYVGPIPEGRHMFVFQADPPDVSRIPVNDALGVTVVLLTCSYRGHEFVRVGYFINNEYTDPELRENPPPQPQFDKVQRNILGDKPRVTRFKINWDDCQTGTTNNLPEGMETPALEDTSQDAPTSTLGFTENTQNGGMEVM, encoded by the exons ATGGCCAAGGTTCAACTGGCGAACGTCGCCGTTCTTGATAATCCTTCGCCGTTTTTGAATCCGTTTCAATTCGAGGTCACGTTCGAGTGCATCGAGGAGCTCAAAGAAG ATTTGGAATGGAAGATGATATATGTAGGTAGTGCAGAATCAGAAGAATTTGATCAAGTTTTAGATACCATTTATGTTGGTCCAATTCCAGAAGGAAGACATATGTTTGTATTTCAG GCTGATCCACCAGATGTCAGTAGAATTCCAGTCAATGATGCTTTAGGTGTAACTGTCGTATTGCTGACTTGTTCCTACAGGGGTCACGAATTTGTTCGAGTGggttactttataaataatgagtaTACGGACCCGGAACTCCGAGAAAATCCACCTCCACAGCCACAATTTGATAAAGTTCAAAGGAATATATTAGGCGACAAACCTCGCGTTACTAGATTTAAAATCAACTGGGACGATTGTCAAACTGGAACGACGAATAATCTTCCCGAGGGCATGGAAACGCCAGCGTTAGAAGATACATCACAAGATGCACCTACGTCCACATTAGGCTTTACAGAGAATACACAAAATGGTGGGATGGAAGTGATGTGA
- the LOC126850137 gene encoding D-aminoacyl-tRNA deacylase 1-like isoform X2, with amino-acid sequence MKAIIQRVSKASVSVDGEVISSIGNGLCVLIGIKKGDGAVDMEYIVRKILNTKLFDDNKGKKWGASVADKKYEILCISQFTLYHVLKGNKLDFHKAMPAQESEPFYMNFLATLRRKYIPELVKDGKFGAMMEVCIQNSGPITLEIESPTRLICNEKFNNAIEDENVF; translated from the exons ATGAAAGCGATAATACAACGAGTATCGAAAGCTTCAGTTTCAG TCGATGGAGAAGTTATTAGTAGTATTGGAAATGGACTATGTGTATTAATTGGTATAAAGAAAGGTGATGGAGCGGTAGATATGGAATACAT agtgagaaaaatattgaataccaAACTTTTTGACGACAACAAGGGTAAAAAATGGGGTGCCAGTGTAGCagataagaaatatgaaatattgtgcATTAGTCAGTTTACATTGTATCATGTTTTGAAAGGAAATAAGTTAGATTTTCATAAAGCTATGCCTGCACAAGAATCAGAACccttttatatgaattttcttGCCACATTGCGTAGAAAATATATCCCAGAGTTAGTCAAAG ATGGTAAGTTTGGCGCAATGATGGAAGTTTGCATACAGAACAGTGGGCCGATAACATTGGAAATAGAATCTCCGACTAGGTTAatttgtaatgaaaaattcaacaatGCAATAGAAGATGAAAATGTCTTTTAA
- the LOC126850137 gene encoding GRIP and coiled-coil domain-containing protein 1-like isoform X1, whose product MATTEKKKSIAQSEDSKSEEQDEKDEKIVELDAKNVEDTFKINKSNIDKSSIPKNDIFVNQRQSHGSQTDPEDTETMEQLKNQLGILMNQLATLSAEKSKMEANFQADKKQLRNDRDECEKVIKDLKERLKKAQNVNHSEIEHVKCKLIMERHEREKEHADFVKKIKELQKLLYDEQRSKEQLEGQLKTHLANKTQCKILEAELEITKTKLKQAEEAAKETPPLLVSLQAEMTMMKKQHLNAIREEQKRVTTAEQQARRSVMIYETRVACLEARLAELSEIVGGYDRLRQQDQLAIQKLKDQLAILQNTEHSEAVMSSNQPEEIISKIKTMFTYLLDLDNQKKDSTYIKSLLNTLDLRHEHYNYKEKYDNLLQEFEDYKHQMIYKYNISSNITRDGQQQKRNLSLTHDKDHDKTQLNLLKVHNSNLEERIRMITNEMLNKEKSLQERLDHQQKLLQEECSKLEHTLHQKEIEYRNKISTLEQQLLRQRERSMALVDEKDKEILTLKTSFRALLPNKDTAAATETKTHLNRYENIVEPVTDLVTGLLTNDSPPILHYIQELARKEVQVSFSRKKVLELEASLREQQREILYMKEQQQTETKSLKAHIIRLEACKSREGANLEYLKNVFINYLTTNDASSKRHMLNAISTVLRFTSDELSKVKH is encoded by the exons aTGGCAactactgaaaaaaaaaagagcattgCACAAAGTGAGGATAGCAAATCAGAAGAGCAAGATGAAAAAG ATGAGAAGATTGTAGAGCTTGATGCAAAGAATGTAGAAGAcacattcaaaataaataaatcaaatatagacAAATCATCTATTcctaaaaatgatatattcgtCAATCAACGAcag tcacATGGAAGTCAGACAGATCCTGAAGACACAGAAACTATggagcaattaaaaaatcagttGGGTATATTAATGAATCAATTGGCTACTCTGTCGGCGGAAAAGTCGAAAATGGAAGCAAATTTTCAAGCCGATAAGAAGCAATTGAGAAACGATCGTGACGAA TGTGAGAAAGTAATTAAAGATCTAAAAGAGAGACTGAAGAAGGCTCAAAATGTCAATCATTCCGAAATTGAACATGTAAAGTGTAAATTAATCATGGAGCGACatgagagggagaaagaacaTGCCGATTTTGTCAAGAAGATAAA agaattgcaaaaattattatatgatgagCAACGCAGCAAAGAACAATTAGAGGGGCAACTGAAAACTCATCTCGCGAATAAAACACAATGCAAGATTCTCGAAGCCGAGCTAGAGATCACCAAAACCAAACTTAAACAGGCCGAAGAAGCGGCAAAGGAAACACCGCCGCTTCTTGTTTCCTTACAAGCCGagatgacgatgatgaagaAACAACATTTGAATGCGATTCGTGAA GAGCAAAAAAGAGTCACCACTGCAGAGCAACAAGCAAGAAGATCAGTAATGATATATGAAACAAGAGTGGCCTGTTTAGAGGCTCGTTTAGCTGAACTCTCCGAGATTGTTGGAGGCTATGACAGACTGAGACAACAAGATCAATTAGCCATTCAAAAATTGAAGGATCAGTTAGCTATTTTGCAGAATACTGAGCACAGCGAAGCCGTAATGTCGAGTAACCAGCcagaagaaattatttccaaaataaaGACTATGTTTACTTATTTGTTGGATCTTGATAATCAGAAGAAAGATTcaacttatataaaat cattaCTCAATACTTTAGATCTGCGACATGAACATTACAATTATAAGGAGAAGTACGACAACCTTTTACAAGAATTTGAAGATTATAAGcatcaaatgatatataaatataatatatcatctaATATTACTCGTGATGGTCAACAACAAAAACGGAATCTATCTCTGACACATGATAAGGATCATGATAAAACTCAATTAAATCTTCTCAAAGTGCACAATAGCAATTTAGAGGAAAGAATACGTATGATTACTAacgaaatgttaaataaagaaaaaagtttgcaaGAGCGATTGGATCATCAACAAAAG tTGCTCCAAGAAGAATGTTCAAAATTGGAGCATACATTGCATCAAAAAGAAATCgaatatcgtaataaaatatctactcTGGAACAACAATTACTTCGACAAAGAGAGAGGTCTATGGCGCTCGTGGacgaaaaagataaagagatattaactttaaaaacatCATTTCGCGCATTATTACCTAATAAGGATACAGCTGCTGCGACAGAAACTAAGACACATCTAAATAGATACGAGAATATCGTCGAACCGGTTACCGATTTGGTAACAGGATTATTGACGAATGACAGTCCTCCAATACTGCATTACATTCAGGAATTGGCCAGGAAAGAAGTGCAAGTAtcgttttcgagaaaaaaagttttggaaTTGGAAGCATCATTGAGAGAACAGCAAAGAGAAATACTTTATATGAAAGAGCAACAACAGACTGAAACTAAATCTTTGAAAGCACATATCATTAG GCTGGAAGCATGCAAATCGAGAGAAGGTGCCAATCtggaatatttgaaaaatgtattcatAAATTACTTAACGACGAATGATGCGTCCAGTAAACGGCACATGTTAAATGCTATTTCAACAGTACTGCGTTTCACATCCGACGAGCTTAGTAAAGTtaagcattaa